Proteins found in one Hoplias malabaricus isolate fHopMal1 chromosome 17, fHopMal1.hap1, whole genome shotgun sequence genomic segment:
- the tmem168b gene encoding transmembrane protein 168 has product MCRLLRYCVSHSLYAVMTRLEEVNKGVNMWMSIRCLGYLSTLNLLLAICLGLYVRWERTAQPVLLVIFILGLFVLGMASIFYYYFSMERISLCFFHLWLGFLLGLLCFLNIPSLEMDLKEQVTCYMLVASIVIRMLWALVERICGCTKQRPALLKSAEALELTGFAVASTTQVARDSISLAVLALAVATLVTDLRMKSFLALPNLICFTVITSVVFFKSLGVTTNPYALACFLSRLVCEPLLDMYFSGLSVTERWSPFLRRGGLWRRLTLLPLLAIEITFLVLSAFKMGNLDQWYVVIPSFSASGIFWIICHVVFLVTLWGFHSKLSDCQSACLAQRAEPGALDRVMASKGMRHFCLISKHLVLFSLVSTVTLGALSWQPSNSLFISVFLLVLPLESLAYGLFYELGNCLGGTSVGYAVVIPTNYCSMDGQPILLPPDQVQELNLRSTGILNNVQRFFSHHMIETHGCDYSTSGLTLSTIQTKLCSFLEAHTIDGPRYDTYVLFYSGHTHRTGEWALAGGDVLRLDEIVQLWREKNANYCSRLILVLDTENSLPWVKEVWRVKEVYVAVQGATLSTSADLEIQNAPQLGDFTCQWVDFNCNLSNTVRWAERGRNVMAEYGLSRHWGDYKLHLPTGSDVAKHWNLYFPRWTYPVVQLAHWCGALNLFWLCGICLRFLRRVKLNWFPPALLDTGQGFKLVRS; this is encoded by the exons ATGTGCAGGCTACTTCGTTATTGTGTGAGTCATTCACTGTATGCAGTAATGACGAGGCTAGAGGAGGTCAATAAAGGAGTGAATATGTGGATGTCTATTCGCTGCCTAGGCTACTTATCCACTCTTAACTTGCTTTTGGCCATATGCCTGGGCCTTTATGTTCGCTGGGAGAGGACAGCGCAGCCAGTGTTACTTGTCATCTTCATTCTCGGCCTGTTTGTCCTGGGTATGGCCAGCATCTTCTACTACTACTTCAGCATGGAGCGAATCAGTCTTTGTTTCTTCCACCTGTGGTTGGGCTTTCTCCTGGGCTTGCTGTGTTTTCTCAACATCCCTTCCTTGGAGATGGACTTGAAGGAGCAGGTCACCTGCTACATGTTGGTGGCCAGCATTGTGATAAGGATGTTGTGGGCTTTGGTAGAGCGAATATGTGGCTGCACCAAACAACGCCCTGCTCTCCTGAAATCTGCTGAGGCCCTAGAGCTTACAGGGTTTGCTGTGGCCAGCACCACCCAAGTGGCCCGTGACTCCATAAGCCTGGCTGTGCTTGCATTGGCTGTCGCTACACTTGTCACAGACTTGCGAATGAAATCTTTCTTGGCTCTTCCTAACCTGATCTGCTTCACCGTGATCACATCAGTCGTCTTTTTCAAGTCCTTGGGGGTAACCACAAACCCCTACGCTTTAGCCTGCTTCCTGAGCCGGTTGGTCTGCGAGCCCCTTCTGGACATGTACTTCAGCGGTCTCTCTGTGACTGAACGCTGGTCGCCCTTTCTGAGGAGAGGTGGCTTGTGGAGGCGCCTCACTCTCCTGCCACTTCTAGCAATCGAGATAACCTTTTTGGTCCTATCCGCTTTCAAGATGGGTAATTTAGACCAATGGTATGTCGTCATCCCCAGTTTTTCAGCCTCTGGCATTTTCTGGATCATCTGCCACGTTGTGTTCCTGGTCACTCTCTGGGGCTTCCACAGCAAGCTGAGTGACTGCCAGAGTGCGTGTTTGGCTCAAAGGGCAGAGCCAGGGGCTTTGGACAGAGTTATGGCCTCCAAAGGCATGCGCCATTTTTGCCTCATCTCAAAACACCTGGTGCTCTTCAGCCTTGTTTCCACAGTGACACTCGGAGCACTCTCCTGGCAG cCATCCAACAGTCTTTTCATCAGTGTGTTTCTATTAGTCCTGCCCCTTGAGTCTCTTGCTTATGGTCTTTTCTATGAACTGGGGAACTGCCTTGGTGGGACATCAGTGGGCTATGCAGTGGTCATCCCTACCAACTACTGTAG CATGGATGGTCAACCCATCCTGCTACCCCCAGATCAGGTGCAGGAGCTGAACCTTCGCTCCACAGGCATTCTGAACAATGTGCAGCGCTTCTTCTCTCACCACATGATTGAGACACATGGCTGTGACTACTCCACCAGTGGACTAACTCTGAGCACAATACAAACAAAACTCTGCTCCTTCCTTGAGGCCCACACTATTGATGGGCCTCGTTATGACACCTATGTGCTCTTCTACAGTGGCCACACACATCGCACTGGAGAGTGGGCTCTGGCTG GCGGGGATGTCCTACGTCTGGATGAGATTGTGCAGCTCTGGCGAGAGAAGAATGCAAACTACTGCTCTCGCCTCATTCTGGTCCTTGACACAGAGAACTCCCTCCCTTGGGTTAAGGAGGTGTGGAGGGTAAAGGAAGTGTATGTAGCTGTTCAAGGGGCTACTTTGTCCACCTCAGCAGACTTGGAGATCCAGAATGCCCCTCAGCTGGGAGATTTCACTTGCCAATGGGTGGACTTCAACTGTAACCTTAGCAACACTGTCCGCTGGGCTGAGCGTGGACGAAACGTCATGGCTGAGTATGGCTTATCGAGACACTGGGGGGACTATAAGCTACACCTGCCTACAGGGAGTGATGTGGCCAAGCACTGGAATCTGTATTTTCCTCGTTGGACATACCCTGTGGTTCAGCTTGCCCACTGGTGCGGTGCTCTGAACCTGTTTTGGCTGTGTGGCATCTGTCTGCGATTTTTGAGAAGGGTAAAACTCAACTGGTTCCCTCCAGCATTGCTTGACACTGGCCAGGGCTTTAAACTGGTCAGATCATAA
- the bmt2 gene encoding S-adenosylmethionine sensor upstream of mTORC1, translating into MDLQQNEQTDSEPEFFCTSAPQELLYKKNEQEKLSGVVKSVHRKLRRKYIEVGDFEKIWREHCEDEQTLSEYAFAMKSLADNHWAKKGDGEGRIEWCRSVCQEYFMDGGMRKVLEKDEKSVRHAAGANGAHLNAQPDFNLPSFSSSFQFGKMRLLDVGSCFNPFLKFDEFFTVGIDIVPAVESVYKCDFLNLQLQQPLQLATDALEAFLRQLREPIDALPAQLFHVVVFSLLLSYFPSPYQRWLCCKKAHELLTLHGLLLIITPDSSHQGRHALMMRSWRVAVESLGFKRYKYVKFSHMHLLAFRKVSATTTSDLVSHNYPEMLYIPQDFNMLDDEEGFTDCREPPRSDFEDDQLAHIFAELPDAPYDSDSGESQSSSAPFHELEDPILLHS; encoded by the exons ATGGATCTACAGCAGAATGAGCAGACAGACAGCGAGCCCGAGTTCTTCTGCACCTCTGCGCCACAAGAGCTGCTGTACAAGAAGAACGAGCAGGAGAAGCTCTCCGGGGTCGTGAAAAGCGTCCACCGTAAACTTCGGAGGAAATATATTGAAG TGGGCGACTTTGAAAAGATATGGCGTGAGCACTGTGAAGATGAGCAGACTCTGAGTGAGTATGCCTTTGCCATGAAGAGTCTTGCTGACAACCACTGGGCCAAGaaaggtgatggagagggtcgCATTGAGTGGTGTCGTAG TGTTTGTCAGGAGTACTTCATGGATGGGGGTATGAGGAAAGTTTTGGAGAAGGATGAGAAAAGTGTGAGACATGCTGCCGGTGCAAATGGAGCACATTTAAATGCTCAACCAGACTTCAATCTTCCTAG TTTCAGCTCAAGCTTCCAGTTTGGGAAGATGCGTTTGCTTGATGTGGGCAGTTGTTTCAATCCCTTCTTGAAATTTGATGAGTTCTTTACTGTAGGAATTGACATAGTGCCTGCGGTTGAG AGTGTGTACAAATGTGACTTCCTGAACCTGCAGCTGCAACAGCCCCTGCAGCTGGCCACTGATGCACTTGAAGCTTTCTTGCGCCAGCTGCGTGAACCAATCGATGCATTGCCAGCACAGCTGTTTCATGTGGTAGTTTTTTCACTGCTCTTGTCCTATTTCCCTTCTCCTTACCAGCGCTGGCTGTGCTGTAAGAAAGCCCACGAACTCCTGACATTACATggcctcctcctcatcatcacACCAGACTCCTCGCACCAGGGCCGTCATGCACTGATGATGCGCAGCTGGCGTGTAGCAGTGGAGTCGCTGGGCTTCAAGCGCTACAAGTATGTCAAGTTCTCGCACATGCATCTCCTTGCCTTCCGCAAAGTGTCAGCCACCACCACAAGCGACCTGGTGAGCCATAACTACCCAGAGATGCTTTACATACCGCAGGACTTCAACATGCTAGATGATGAGGAGGGCTTCACAGACTGCCGTGAGCCACCACGCTCTGATTTTGAGGATGACCAGCTAGCGCATATTTTTGCAGAGCTACCAGACGCTCCTTATGACTCAGACTCTGGTGAGAGTCAAAGCAGCTCAGCACCTTTTCATGAGCTGGAGGACCCCATTCTGCTGCACAGCTGA